In a single window of the Necator americanus strain Aroian chromosome X, whole genome shotgun sequence genome:
- a CDS encoding hypothetical protein (NECATOR_CHRX.G22633.T1), whose amino-acid sequence MNDLQADCVGSQMEGYFSQFSVLDLIALIKGGNQDPVIEAVLQSLTKKIPIKLADCAEADVCGRTIVISGGSETDKELFPLQDQFVVESKVSTIVDVLNLNVTPQALFTW is encoded by the coding sequence ATGAACGATTTGCAAGCAGATTGCGTCGGAAGTCAAATGGAAGGTTATTTCAGTCAGTTCTCAGTGCTGGACTTGATTGCGCTCATTAAAGGAGGCAACCAAGACCCTGTCATTGAAGCTGTGCTGCAATCTCTGACAAAGAAAATACCGATTAAACTTGCCGATTGTGCTGAGGCAGACGTTTGTGGGCGCACAATAGTTATAAGTGGTGGCAGTGAGACTGATAAAGAGTTATTTCCTTTACAAGATCAATTTGTTGTTGAAAGCAAAGTCTCTACTATTGTTGATGTCCTAAACTTGAACGTCACCCCTCAAGCACTTTTCACTTGGTAA
- a CDS encoding hypothetical protein (NECATOR_CHRX.G22630.T1), whose product MKRFRTLVGSERYEAQCSCISCARSGTVEKAVGIDVEPLRTAAKNEQVTTRIGRLRTRGCGPTPPLIIFFACAPSSSYEKEEDKGSQLMISTPILARQELLKYLTLEPTAYKGMKRAEERRAEVLAEAAEADKSIGYARRDFASRKTKDGCTPEPEGNNHCMRKGSGENHPRFLLRSLRQPHSLASSPSEGR is encoded by the exons ATGAAGAGGTTTAGAACCCTAGTGGGGTCtgaacgatatgaagcacaaTGCAGTTGCatcagctgcgctcgaagcggcacggtggagaaagcggttggaatcgatgtgGAACCGCTGCGAACTGCAGctaagaatg AACAAGTTACTACCCGAATTGGACGTCTGCGGACGAGaggatgtggtccaacgccACCTTTGATAATCTTCTTCGCTTGCGCTCCATCATCAAgctatgaaaaagaagaagacaaag GGTCACAATTgatgatttcaacgccaataTTGGCCCGACAAGAACTCCTGAAGTACTTGACATTggaacccacggcctacaaggGAATGAAGAGGGCAGAG gagagaagagcagaagtgctggctgaagctgcagaggcggatAAAAGCATcggctatgcccgtcgagacttcgccagtcgcaagaccaAGGATGGCTGcactccggaacccgaagggaacaaccattgcatgaGGAAGGGgagtggagaaaatcatccacgatttctactcagatctcttcgacagccacattcacttgcctcctcaccatctgagggaagatag
- a CDS encoding hypothetical protein (NECATOR_CHRX.G22632.T1), with protein sequence MNKLSFLTTDQIDDGDIRTRNLFNYERAFPLGSAELVCKTIGGVRYGGWQLVDDITPSNWMSSICNEKWAVSYSVVYGGVISKDDRLEKV encoded by the exons ATGAACAAGTTGTCGTTCCTGACGACCGATCAGATTGATGATGGTGACATTAGGACGAGAAATTTGTTCAACTACGAAAGGGCCTTTCCATTG GGCAGTGCTGAATTGGTCTGCAAAACTATCGGTGGCGTAAGATATGGTGGTTGGCAGTTGGTGGACGATATCACTCCAAGTAATTGGATGTCTTCCATATGCAACGAAAAATGGGCTGTATCCTATAGTGTCGTTTATGGTGGTGTTATAAGCAAAGACGATAGGTTGGAGAAAGTCTGA
- a CDS encoding hypothetical protein (NECATOR_CHRX.G22631.T1), whose amino-acid sequence MGQRLGPTLAIVFMAKIEKPIIDRKPLLYYRYIDDCCVVCSTQAELDACFNLLNQQCPHVKFTRERPIDNWLAFLNMHIYLRNGICKTKWYRKPSSKNILIHYLSAHPSKMKKSVVGNMYRTAARVSSSSQEKALSINVAHKVAMSNGYPADDGATRQARYPSRRPNVVDGPEKIPFCLPYISDDMSRAVRGCLRKAGLRNDVRVVEIPPANLKGQLVRNRVYDRLCTTPSCVVCPYGREGDCMISGVVYCITCRLCSDDYIGETGRPLCIRVKEHLDGLAKSKTFTPLGAYRRICHPNSEVEVEVRILSYESEITARGTLEAFWITAKSPKMNMKNECIAITNELSPCQDLCGF is encoded by the coding sequence atgggacaaaggTTGGGGCCCACCCttgccattgttttcatggccaagatcgaaaagcctataatagaccgcaaaccactgctgtattatcgttacatagatgattgctgcgtcgtctgctcaacccaagcagaactagacgcgtgcttcaatcttctcaatcagcagtgtccgcacgttaagttcacaagggagagaccgatagacaactggttggctttccTGAATatgcacatttacttgcggaatgggatatgtaagactaagtggtaccggaaacccagtagtaaaaacatcttaatccactatctttcagcgcatcccagcaaaatgaaaaaatctgttgtaggtaacatgtacagaacggcggcaagagtctcatcgagtagccaggaaaaagcaTTGTCTATAAATGtggcccataaagtagcaatgtccaatgggtacccagctgatgatggtgctacccgacaagcacggtatccctctcgaagacccaacgtagtggatggcccagagaagatccctttttgtttaccttatatatctgatgatatgagcagagcagtacggggctgtctacgaaaagcgggtctaaggaatgacgtgagggttgtggaaatacctccagcaaacctcaagggtcagctggtacgtaaccgtgtgtatgatcgactctgcacaactcccagctgcgtggtttgcccgtatggcagagagggtgattgcatgatatcgggagtggtgtattgtatcacgtgcaggttgtgcagtgacgattatataggggaaacgggacgcccattgtgtattagggtcaaggagcatctagatggactcgcaaaatcaaaaaccttcaccccacttggagcataccgtagaatatgtcatccaaactccgaagtagaggtagaagttcgtatattatcctatgagtccgaaatcacagcacgcggaacgctagaggccttttggataaccgccaaaagtccaaaaatgaacatgaagaacgagtgcattgcgatcacaaacgagttatccccatgtcaagacctatgcgggttttga
- a CDS encoding hypothetical protein (NECATOR_CHRX.G22624.T2): protein MQVTHMDYDFCHYSDNNIEVPRDSGPNADISALDTTAFFEPVELNGSGTHVLKTLTGDTVRINPSEEIDVNAFTVSTVGVMTLAS, encoded by the exons ATGCAG GTCACGCACATGGACTATGATTTCTGTCATTACTCCGACAATAATATAGAAGTACCTCGCGATTCTGGTCCTAACGCGGATATTTCTGCCTTGGATACAACTG CATTCTTTGAACCGGTGGAGCTAAATGGCAGTGGTACACACGTGTTAAAGACACTAACTGGTGATACAGTTCGAATCAATCCATCTGAAGAAATAGATGTCAATGCATTCACAGTAAGTACAGTAGGCGTCATGACTCTTGCTTCATAA
- a CDS encoding hypothetical protein (NECATOR_CHRX.G22629.T1), whose amino-acid sequence MTSATIAQSAYCPSSTSSLQDTIDHIHTVSKLIEVSREYKMPLCLTFIDLKKAFDTFETEAVVEALDNQGVPT is encoded by the exons atgacatcggcaactattgcccaatctgcttactgtccgtcatctacaagctctttacaaga cacgattgaccacattcacactgtttcgaaactcatcgaggtatcacgggagtacaagatgccgctctgtctcaccttcatcgacttgaagaaggctttcgacacATTTGAGACGGAAGctgtcgtggaagccttggacaaccaaggcgtccctacttag
- a CDS encoding hypothetical protein (NECATOR_CHRX.G22628.T1), with protein sequence MLTEFDETCGCIGLQLNLQKTMFMRNVRVLDAPFTLNGTAWGAYKSIEDVVKKTKNTRLRVLLFNTTVFLALTYASETWAFRKQEENAVSVIERAIERMMLGVSRFTHVKDGIRSSLLRQRSRIRDVAAFVKESKIRWSGHVMRFNDNRWTRAVSDWIPRHV encoded by the coding sequence ATGCttaccgaattcgacgaaacatgtggatgcatcggtcttcaacTGAATctccaaaagacgatgttcatgcgcaacgtGAGGGTCttggatgccccattcacgctcaacggaaccgcttggggagcgtataagagcatcgaggatgtagtgaagaagacgaagaacacTCGGCTCCGTGTTCTTCTCTTCAACACAACCGTATTtcttgctttgacctatgcttcggaaacctgggcatttcgcaagcaggaagaaaacgcggtgagcgtcattgaacgcgcaattgagagaatgatgctaggagtatcccgtttcacgcatgtgaaggacgggattcgaagttctctcctacgtcaacgatcgaggATTAGAGACGTCGCCGCGTTtgtcaaggaaagtaaaataaggtggtccggacacgtgatgcgctttaacgacaaccgttggaccagagccgtgagtgACTGGATTCCCCGCCATGTTTAG